In the Populus trichocarpa isolate Nisqually-1 chromosome 1, P.trichocarpa_v4.1, whole genome shotgun sequence genome, atgatttttttttattttttaaaaattatttttgacatcagcacatcaaaacgattcaaaatatacaaaCCATATTGACATAAAGCgcttttgacaaaatttgaaatttttttatttttttattaacttcaaattaatatgtttttagtgttttcaaatcattttgatgtgctgatgtcaaaaatgatttttaaaaaataaaaaaaatcattggcatgcattttggcacaaaaagctatttgaaaagtaaccgcaaccacactaccaaacaaaccctaaattttaacaaaaaaaaaaattttaattttttaagaacgcgggttgaaccgcgttcccaaacattccCTCTCGTCAACTTATAAAAACACAAGGGAAAACCATTTTCTCCACTTGCAGTCCATCCACCAATTATACAGTGCCAAGGGGATCAGTCTAGACCGGGTGGGAAGGCTATATATAAACCGTTaagatttcaaaaattcaaaaaccttaaaaaacccACAAACCCCCAAAGCACAGAACTTTCTCGCGCAACgcaaccctctctctctctcccgcCTCCTGCCGACGTTTTACACTTGTATCTCATCtcaatcaaaatcaacaaaacccTAATCATCAAATCGTAATCCCTAAATTCCCCCTTTGAGAACGATCGATTTCTTCAATAAAGTAAGGACCTTTTCCTCTCCTTCCCCGCCTTTCTGTTGACTTGgagaacttgatttttttaatattatttgtgttgaaATGATTCGATTTCAATAAGTTATGGATTTATTTTGgtaaattagaaatatttttttgtatttgtgatTCTGTTAAAGTTTCAATCATGGGGGTcgattgattgaattttttttttaatttggattaaaCAGTGCtaaattagtgtttttatttttctgatttagCAGATATGGGCTCGGATGGTGAAATGAAAATCAATGGGAAAGCAGATGATGATCTGAAGGCACCTTTGCTGAAGCCGTCGGAGGATGTTGCAATTACTGTCTTCCCTGATAAAGGAGATAAGAAGGTCAGAACTGTTAAGTTCAAAATAGGGGAAATCAAGTGCACATCGTGCTCGACGTCTATAGAATCTATGTTGGGAGAGGTTCATGGGGTTGAAAGTGCTGTAATATCGCCCCTTGATGGCCGTGCTGCTATCACTTATGTGCCTGAGCTTGTTGATGTAAGCCAGCTTGGAAAACTTGTATAAGCTTATTGTTAGTCATGTTTCTTTTGTCCTGTTAGAATAAGTATGTTTATGTATGTTTTAGAGTTGTTTTGTTTCGATTATTTATACTTGTCAAATGTGGATGAAAAGGCACATGTGGTGGACTCtttgatatttgtttgatttcggATTTGAGATAGctagtttgaattttttgttggtACTAATTTGTATGGTATTTTTCTCCTGTTGATGAGTAgcaatttaatgattttttttattgtctttaggTTAATAAAATCAAGGAAACTATAGAAGATGCTGGATTTCCTGTTGATGAATTTCCAGAGCATGATATAGAAGTATGCCGGCTTAGGATTAAAGGAATGATGTGCACCAGCTGCTCTGAGTCTGTTGAACGTGTCCTTCTAATGGCTGATGGAGTTAAAAAAGCAGTGGTGGGTCTAGCTCTTGAAGAAGCAAAGGTCCACTTTGACCCAAACCTCATTGATACAGACGGCATTCTTGAAGCAGTACAAGATGCTGGCTTTGGAGCTGAGCTCATCAGTTCTGGGAATGACATGAACAAGGTGCACCTTAAAgttgaaggatttaattttgCAGAAGATGGTAACATGATCCAATCCTGTCTTGAGTCCACACCAGGTGTGAATCATGTTGAAGTGGACCTAGCTGAACATAAGGTAACTGTTTGCTATGATCCAGATCTCATTGGCCCAAGATCTATTATACAGCGCATTGGAGATGCATCATCTGGTCCCAACATTTACCACGCAGAATTATATGTTCCTCCAAGACGAAGAGAAACAGAGCAACTACAAGAAGTTCGGATGTATAGAAACCAATTTTTGTTGTGTTGCCTTTTCTCTGTTCCAGTACTTGTATTCTCCATGGTACTCCCAATGCTTCATCCTTATGGTAACTGGTTAGAATACAGGATTCACAACATGCTCACAGTGGGGATGCTTCTCAGGTTGATCCTTTGTACACCAGTGCAGTTCATTGTTGGCCGAAGGTACTGAAATAAGCGTTACTTTTatgttcatcaattttatttttacttctaCATTTTCTGTCTTTGATAAGTGAAATTCAGACTGTTAAAATCTTTACTATTGATGTTATTTTCAGGTTTTATGTGGGATCATACCATGCTTTGAGGCGGAAATCTGCTAACATGGATGTTTTAGTTGCACTAGGCACTAATGCAGCTTACTTCTATTCTGTATACATGGTGATAAAAGCTATAACGTCAGATACATTTGAAGGGCAAGATTTCTTTGAGACTAGTGCCATGTTGATATCGTTTATTCTTTTGGGAAAATATTTGGAGGTTGTGGCTAAAGGCAAGACTTCAGATGCTTTAGCAAAGCTGACTGAACTCGCTCCTGATACAGCTCATTTGGTAACAGTAGACAGTGATGGAAATGTTGTCTCAGAGATGGACATTAGTACTGAACTGATACAAAGGAATGACATGATTAAGATTGTTCCAGGGGAAAAGGTCCCTGTTGATGGGATTGTTATAGATGGTCAAAGCTATGTGAATGAGAGTATGATCACAGGGGAGGCAAGGCCCATTGCTAAAAGACCTGGAGACAAGGTATAACACTGCAATTCATCTGCTGTTCACATAGATTTTATATGCAGCATTTGTACAATTCAGAAGGCTCAGCCAGGAATTTCTGTTTCAATTGTTAACAGGTGATTGGCGGGACCATGAATGAGAATGGGTGCTTACTGGTCAGGGCTACTCATGTTGGATCAGAAACTGCACTTTCCCAAATTGTTCAACTTGTTGAAGCTGCTCAGCTTTCCAGGGCCCCTGTTCAGAAACTAGCTGACCGAATCTCCAAGATTTTTGTTCCTACAGTGAGTTCATTAAATCCTTCGTTTGATATCCTAATTAATGTTTGGTTATCAGGTCTTTTATGAGATGACACACTCCACATGCTTTACAAAAAAGTTTGCTATCGCTTGAATCAGTAAAAATcttaagtaatttaaaaataatagactTTGCTGTCTGACTAGGAGGGAGATGCATCATTCTAGAAAATGAAGCGAgtttctctctgtctctctatCTGTCTTTTTCTGAGGCTTGATTGATTTTCTTGAAGagttctctccctctccctccttccttttgtgtgtgttttcaTCTAGTTCTCtctttatattcttttctttccaaGGGCTTGCACTTTCATGATATAAGGCATCCATTTGTACATATAATAATTGTGAGGGCAAGGCACTTTCTGATCTTTTCACTCTTGCACATGTTtcaatactgtttttttttttaattatatgggaTGACTGGGAATGCAGAACATTCCAATTTTTATGTATCTTGGAAATGCCATTTCAGGTTGTTATTGCAGCATTTATTACATGGCTGGGATGGTTTATACCTGGAGAAGCTGGTCTTTACCCAAAACATTGGATACCCAAAGCAATGGACAGATTTGAGCTTGCACTGCAGTTTGGTATTTCAGTACTGGTAGTTGCTTGCCCGTGTGCTCTGGGTCTGGCAACACCAACAGCAGTCATGGTTGCCACTGGAAAGGGTGCTTCTCAAGGTGTGCTCATCAAAGGCGGAAATGCACTTCAAAAGGCACACAAGGTAAGGCAACTTTTCTGATAAACCTTCATCTCTGTTGTCAGAAATTGGGTTTAATGCATGGGCTCCTTTGCTGTTATGAGAACTTAGCAAGCCTTATCCGTGGTAGATTTGT is a window encoding:
- the LOC7487032 gene encoding copper-transporting ATPase HMA4 — translated: MGSDGEMKINGKADDDLKAPLLKPSEDVAITVFPDKGDKKVRTVKFKIGEIKCTSCSTSIESMLGEVHGVESAVISPLDGRAAITYVPELVDVNKIKETIEDAGFPVDEFPEHDIEVCRLRIKGMMCTSCSESVERVLLMADGVKKAVVGLALEEAKVHFDPNLIDTDGILEAVQDAGFGAELISSGNDMNKVHLKVEGFNFAEDGNMIQSCLESTPGVNHVEVDLAEHKVTVCYDPDLIGPRSIIQRIGDASSGPNIYHAELYVPPRRRETEQLQEVRMYRNQFLLCCLFSVPVLVFSMVLPMLHPYGNWLEYRIHNMLTVGMLLRLILCTPVQFIVGRRFYVGSYHALRRKSANMDVLVALGTNAAYFYSVYMVIKAITSDTFEGQDFFETSAMLISFILLGKYLEVVAKGKTSDALAKLTELAPDTAHLVTVDSDGNVVSEMDISTELIQRNDMIKIVPGEKVPVDGIVIDGQSYVNESMITGEARPIAKRPGDKVIGGTMNENGCLLVRATHVGSETALSQIVQLVEAAQLSRAPVQKLADRISKIFVPTVVIAAFITWLGWFIPGEAGLYPKHWIPKAMDRFELALQFGISVLVVACPCALGLATPTAVMVATGKGASQGVLIKGGNALQKAHKVKTVVFDKTGTLTVGKPEVVSAVLFSSFSMEEFCDMVTAAEANSEHPIAKAVVKHAKRLRQKIAPNAEYIAEVKDFEVHTGAGVSGKVGDRNVLVGNRRLMQSCNVSVGSEVENYIREHEQLARTCVLVAIDGGVAGAFAVTDPVKPEAECVISFLRSMGISSIMVTGDNWATASAIAKEVGIEKVFAETDPLGKADRIKDLQGKGMTVAMVGDGINDSPALVAADVGMAIGAGTDVAIEAADIVLIKSNLEDVVTAIDLSRKTMSRIRLNYVWALGYNILGMPIAAGILYPFTGIRLPPWLAGACMAASSLSVVCSSLMLQSYKKPLRVRDRAS